From the Streptococcus sp. 29887 genome, one window contains:
- the hutI gene encoding imidazolonepropionase: MFADKILTHFNQVFCPNDPGHPLAGKEMAAATILEDGYIAIKDGKILATGTGEPQADLVGPETILLSCQGKVATPGLIDCHTHLVYGGSREHEFAQKLAGVSYLDILANGGGILSTVRATRKADFDTLYQKSYKLLDYMLDHGVTTVEAKSGYGLDWETEKRQLEVVQKLHEDHPIDLISTFMAAHAIPEEYKGNNQAYLDLIIESMLPRVKEENLAEFCDIFCEQGVFTAEEARSLLTKAKDMGFKLRIHADEIKSIGGVDLAAELGTVSAEHLMVITDQGIDKLSHAKVIGNLLPATTFSLMEDTYAPARKMLDKGMAITLSTDSNPGSCPTANLQFVMQLGSFMMRLTPVEILNAVTINAAYSVDRQTHIGSFHPGKDADISIFDAPNIDFLFYFFATNLTDQVYKKGLCVRG, from the coding sequence ATGTTCGCAGACAAAATATTGACCCATTTCAATCAGGTATTTTGCCCCAATGACCCCGGTCATCCTCTAGCTGGTAAGGAAATGGCTGCAGCCACTATCTTAGAGGATGGCTACATAGCCATCAAGGATGGAAAAATTCTTGCAACTGGGACTGGAGAGCCTCAAGCAGACTTAGTTGGCCCTGAAACGATTCTTCTTTCATGTCAAGGAAAGGTGGCTACCCCTGGACTAATCGATTGCCATACCCATCTGGTCTATGGAGGAAGCCGAGAACATGAATTTGCTCAGAAACTAGCTGGCGTTTCTTATCTGGATATTCTAGCAAATGGTGGAGGTATTTTATCCACAGTTCGAGCGACCAGAAAGGCTGATTTTGATACCCTCTATCAGAAATCCTATAAACTACTGGACTATATGCTGGACCATGGAGTGACTACCGTAGAGGCTAAAAGTGGCTACGGACTGGACTGGGAAACTGAAAAAAGGCAGTTAGAAGTGGTGCAAAAACTTCATGAGGACCACCCTATTGATTTGATTTCTACCTTTATGGCAGCCCATGCCATTCCAGAAGAATATAAGGGAAATAACCAAGCCTACTTGGACCTCATTATAGAAAGCATGTTGCCACGAGTTAAAGAAGAAAACTTGGCAGAATTCTGTGATATCTTCTGTGAGCAAGGAGTTTTTACCGCTGAAGAAGCCCGTAGCCTGCTCACAAAAGCCAAGGACATGGGCTTTAAACTCCGTATCCATGCTGATGAAATTAAAAGCATTGGTGGGGTTGACCTAGCTGCCGAACTGGGTACAGTCAGTGCCGAGCACCTGATGGTCATTACCGACCAAGGCATTGACAAACTAAGTCATGCTAAGGTGATTGGCAACCTCCTTCCAGCTACCACCTTTAGCCTGATGGAGGATACCTATGCACCCGCTCGGAAAATGCTGGATAAGGGGATGGCGATCACCCTGTCAACCGATAGCAATCCAGGCAGTTGCCCAACTGCCAACCTCCAATTTGTCATGCAACTAGGTAGCTTCATGATGCGTTTAACACCAGTTGAAATCTTGAATGCTGTGACCATCAACGCTGCCTATTCCGTAGACAGACAGACCCATATTGGTAGTTTCCACCCTGGAAAAGATGCCGACATTAGCATTTTTGATGCACCCAATATCGACTTCCTCTTCTACTTCTTCGCAACCAATTTAACAGACCAAGTCTATAAAAAAGGCCTCTGTGTCAGAGGTTAA
- the metG gene encoding methionine--tRNA ligase: MTKTPFYITTPIYYPSGKLHIGSAYTTIACDVLARYKRLMGHEVFYLTGLDEHGQKIEEKAKEAGLTPQAYVDGMAVGVKELWNLLDISYDKFIRTTDDYHEEVVAAVFEKLLAQDDIYLGEYSGWYSVSDEEFFTESQLEEVFRDENGKVTGGIAPSGHEVAWVSEESYFLRLSKYQDKLVEFFNAHPDFIQPDGRLNEIMKNFIEPGLEDLAVSRTSFTWGVPVPSNPKHVVYVWIDALLNYATALGYGQEETANYDTFWNGTVYHMVGKDILRFHSIYWPIMLMMLDMKLPDRLVAHGWFVMKDGKMSKSKGNVVYPEMLVERFGLDPLRYYLMRSLPVGSDGTFTPEDYVGRINYELANDLGNLLNRTVAMINKYFGGQVPTFVANVTDFDADLAAVVAENLASYHKYMEAVDYPRALEAVWNIISRTNKYIDETAPWVLAKEEADRDKLAAVMAHLTAGLRVVAHLIQPFMMATSNAIMEQLGLGTAFDLENLDFAGLPAGLTVVAKGTPIFPRLDMEEEIAYIQAQMGGSSAISQEEEKEWNPADVELKNEKAAIKFEDFDKVEIRVAEVKEVAKVEGSDKLLKFRLDAGDGQDRQILSGIAKYYPNEQELVGKKVQIVANLKPRKMMGLLSQGMILSAEHGDNLTLLTVDPSVPNGSQIG, translated from the coding sequence ATGACAAAAACACCGTTTTACATTACCACACCGATTTATTATCCGTCTGGAAAACTTCACATCGGTTCAGCCTACACGACCATTGCCTGCGATGTCTTGGCTCGCTACAAGCGTCTGATGGGCCACGAGGTCTTCTATCTGACAGGGCTTGATGAGCATGGTCAGAAGATTGAAGAGAAGGCAAAAGAAGCTGGTTTGACACCTCAAGCCTACGTTGATGGCATGGCGGTTGGCGTTAAAGAGCTCTGGAACTTGCTAGACATCTCTTACGACAAGTTCATCCGCACGACCGACGATTACCACGAGGAAGTGGTGGCGGCTGTTTTTGAAAAATTGCTGGCGCAGGACGACATTTACTTGGGAGAGTATTCTGGTTGGTACTCTGTTTCAGACGAAGAATTCTTCACTGAGAGCCAATTAGAAGAGGTCTTCCGAGATGAAAACGGCAAGGTAACAGGAGGTATCGCTCCGAGCGGTCACGAGGTTGCCTGGGTTTCAGAAGAATCCTACTTCCTTCGCCTCAGCAAGTATCAGGATAAATTGGTTGAGTTCTTCAATGCTCACCCAGACTTTATCCAGCCAGATGGTCGCCTCAATGAAATCATGAAAAACTTCATCGAGCCAGGCTTGGAAGATTTGGCAGTATCACGTACTTCATTTACATGGGGTGTACCTGTACCGTCAAATCCTAAACACGTTGTTTATGTTTGGATAGATGCGCTGCTCAACTACGCAACTGCCTTGGGTTATGGTCAGGAAGAAACAGCCAACTACGACACATTCTGGAATGGGACGGTTTACCACATGGTTGGCAAGGACATTCTTCGTTTCCACTCCATTTACTGGCCAATCATGCTCATGATGTTGGACATGAAGTTGCCAGACCGCTTGGTCGCTCATGGCTGGTTTGTCATGAAAGACGGCAAGATGTCTAAGTCTAAGGGCAATGTAGTCTACCCAGAAATGTTGGTCGAGCGATTCGGCTTGGATCCACTGCGTTACTACCTCATGCGTAGTCTGCCAGTTGGTTCTGATGGAACCTTCACGCCAGAAGACTATGTAGGTCGTATTAACTATGAACTAGCCAACGACCTTGGAAACTTGCTCAACCGTACGGTTGCTATGATTAACAAGTACTTTGGTGGTCAGGTGCCAACTTTTGTTGCCAACGTGACTGATTTTGATGCGGACTTGGCGGCAGTAGTGGCTGAAAACTTAGCAAGCTACCACAAGTATATGGAAGCTGTTGACTATCCACGCGCCTTGGAAGCGGTATGGAACATCATTTCCCGTACCAACAAGTACATCGATGAAACAGCTCCGTGGGTCTTGGCAAAAGAAGAAGCCGACCGTGATAAGTTGGCAGCGGTGATGGCCCACTTGACGGCAGGTCTTCGTGTGGTGGCTCACCTCATTCAGCCATTTATGATGGCCACTTCAAATGCTATTATGGAACAACTTGGTTTAGGAACAGCATTTGACCTTGAAAATCTTGACTTTGCAGGTCTTCCAGCAGGTTTGACAGTGGTCGCAAAAGGCACGCCTATCTTCCCACGTCTGGATATGGAAGAGGAAATTGCCTATATCCAAGCCCAAATGGGTGGTAGCTCTGCTATTTCCCAAGAGGAAGAAAAAGAGTGGAACCCAGCTGACGTGGAACTCAAAAACGAAAAAGCCGCGATCAAGTTCGAGGACTTTGACAAGGTGGAAATCCGCGTGGCCGAAGTCAAAGAAGTGGCCAAAGTAGAGGGTTCTGACAAGTTGCTCAAGTTCCGTTTGGACGCTGGTGATGGACAAGACCGCCAAATCTTGTCTGGTATCGCCAAGTACTATCCAAATGAGCAAGAGTTGGTCGGCAAGAAAGTCCAAATCGTTGCCAACCTCAAGCCACGTAAGATGATGGGCTTGCTCAGCCAGGGCATGATCCTATCAGCCGAACATGGTGACAATTTAACACTCTTAACAGTCGATCCATCTGTGCCAAACGGCAGTCAGATTGGGTAA
- the ftcD gene encoding glutamate formimidoyltransferase, with product MAKLVECIPNFSEGRNQEIIDGLVATAKSVPGVTLLDYSSDQSHNRSVFTLVGDEESIQEGAFQLVKYASEKIDMTKHTGEHPRMGATDVLPFVPVKDISMEECVQLAKKVAERINKELAIPVFLYEEAASRPERQNLAKVRKGQFEGMPEKLLEEDWAPDFGERKIHPTAGVTAVGARMPLVAYNVNLDTDNLEIANKIAKIIRGSGGGYKYCKAIGVMLEGRNIAQVSMNMVNLEKCSLYRTFETIRFEAKRYGVSIIGSEIVGLAPAKALVDVAEYYLQLEEFDYSKQVLENHLLG from the coding sequence ATGGCAAAACTTGTAGAATGTATTCCAAATTTTTCAGAGGGACGTAACCAGGAAATCATCGATGGCTTGGTAGCAACTGCTAAGAGTGTCCCTGGTGTGACCCTGCTAGATTATTCTTCGGACCAAAGCCATAACCGCAGTGTGTTTACTTTGGTGGGGGATGAGGAAAGTATTCAGGAAGGAGCTTTTCAACTGGTCAAATATGCTAGTGAGAAAATTGATATGACCAAGCATACAGGTGAACATCCAAGGATGGGAGCGACGGATGTACTTCCATTTGTCCCTGTAAAAGATATCAGCATGGAGGAGTGCGTCCAACTAGCTAAAAAAGTGGCTGAGCGTATCAATAAAGAATTGGCTATCCCAGTCTTCCTCTATGAAGAAGCAGCAAGTAGACCAGAAAGACAAAATCTAGCTAAGGTCCGTAAGGGTCAGTTTGAAGGAATGCCTGAGAAATTATTGGAAGAAGACTGGGCGCCTGATTTCGGTGAAAGAAAAATTCATCCAACAGCAGGTGTTACGGCAGTAGGTGCTCGGATGCCTCTAGTTGCCTATAATGTCAATTTGGATACAGACAATCTAGAAATTGCCAATAAGATTGCCAAAATTATCCGTGGTTCTGGTGGTGGCTACAAGTATTGTAAAGCTATCGGTGTCATGTTGGAAGGAAGAAATATCGCCCAGGTTTCAATGAACATGGTGAACTTGGAAAAATGCTCACTTTATCGTACCTTTGAAACCATTCGTTTTGAGGCTAAGAGATATGGTGTGTCGATTATTGGTTCTGAAATTGTTGGATTGGCACCTGCAAAAGCCTTGGTTGATGTGGCAGAATACTACTTGCAATTGGAAGAGTTTGATTACAGCAAGCAGGTACTAGAAAATCATTTGTTGGGATAA
- a CDS encoding urocanate hydratase: protein MSHFEEKDIAAAMTIKLDDVLPEKTVFEEGIRRAPDRGFRLTQAQTEIALKNALRYIPKKYHEEVIPEFLEELKTRGRIYGYRWRPKERIYGKPIDDYKGNCTAAKAMQVMIDNNLSFEIALYPYELVTYGETGSVCANWMQYCLIKKYLEVMTEEQTLVVESGHPLGLFKSKPEAPRVIITNGLLVGEYDNMKDWEIAEEMGVTNYGQMTAGGWMYIGPQGIVHGTFNTLLNAGRLKLGVADDGDLTGKLFISSGLGGMSGAQGKAAEIAKAVAIVAEVDQSRIETRHSQGWISQLAESPEEALTLALAAKEKGQSTSIAYHGNIVDLLEYVVEKNIPVDLLSDQTSCHNVYDGGYCPVGISFEERTRLLAEDKESFVGLVDKTLERHYQAIKTLTDRGTYFFDYGNAFMKSVYDSGIKEISKNGLDDKDGFIWPSYVEDIMGPMLFDYGYGPFRWVCLSGKHEDLITTDKAAMDVIDPTRRYQDRDNYNWIRDAEKNQLVVGTQARILYQDCMGRVNIALKFNELIRQGKIGPVMLGRDHHDVSGTDSPFRETSNIKDGSNVTCDMAVQCYAGNAARGMSLVALHNGGGTGIGKSINGGFGLVLDGSERVDEIIKSAIAWDTMGGVARRNWARNDHAIETAIEYNQMRQGTDHITIPYLADEDLIQSSVAKLFEK from the coding sequence ATGTCACATTTTGAAGAAAAAGATATTGCGGCAGCAATGACCATTAAGCTAGATGATGTCTTGCCTGAAAAGACAGTCTTTGAGGAAGGCATTAGACGAGCACCAGACCGGGGCTTTCGGTTAACACAGGCTCAGACGGAGATTGCCTTAAAAAATGCCCTGCGGTATATTCCAAAAAAATACCATGAGGAAGTCATACCAGAGTTCTTGGAAGAATTGAAAACTCGTGGGCGGATTTATGGCTATCGCTGGCGTCCAAAAGAAAGAATTTATGGCAAGCCGATTGATGACTACAAGGGAAATTGTACGGCTGCCAAGGCCATGCAGGTCATGATTGATAACAACCTCAGTTTTGAAATTGCCTTGTATCCTTACGAGTTAGTCACTTATGGGGAAACAGGTTCGGTCTGTGCCAACTGGATGCAGTATTGTTTGATCAAAAAATACCTGGAGGTCATGACAGAAGAACAGACCTTGGTAGTAGAATCAGGTCATCCATTAGGTCTATTTAAATCCAAACCAGAGGCACCGCGTGTCATTATTACCAATGGTTTGTTGGTTGGTGAATACGACAACATGAAGGACTGGGAAATCGCTGAGGAAATGGGAGTGACCAATTATGGTCAGATGACAGCTGGTGGCTGGATGTATATTGGACCACAGGGAATTGTTCACGGTACCTTCAATACACTTCTCAATGCTGGTCGCTTGAAATTGGGTGTAGCTGATGATGGGGATTTGACAGGTAAACTCTTTATTTCATCTGGTTTAGGTGGAATGAGTGGAGCTCAGGGCAAGGCTGCTGAAATTGCTAAGGCAGTTGCTATTGTAGCCGAGGTAGACCAGTCACGGATTGAAACCCGCCATTCACAAGGTTGGATTAGTCAGTTGGCAGAAAGTCCAGAAGAAGCTCTGACCTTGGCCTTGGCTGCGAAAGAGAAAGGCCAATCTACCTCAATCGCCTATCATGGAAATATTGTAGATTTGCTGGAATATGTGGTTGAAAAGAATATTCCAGTTGATCTTCTCTCTGACCAAACCTCATGTCACAATGTCTATGATGGAGGTTACTGTCCAGTCGGTATTAGCTTTGAGGAGCGTACTCGTTTACTCGCAGAGGATAAGGAAAGCTTTGTTGGTCTAGTGGATAAAACCCTGGAACGTCATTATCAAGCTATTAAGACCCTGACTGACCGAGGAACCTATTTCTTCGATTATGGTAATGCCTTTATGAAGTCAGTTTATGACTCAGGTATCAAAGAAATTTCTAAGAATGGTCTGGATGATAAAGATGGCTTTATCTGGCCTTCTTATGTAGAAGATATCATGGGACCTATGCTCTTTGACTATGGTTACGGTCCATTCCGTTGGGTTTGTTTGAGTGGCAAGCATGAGGACTTGATTACTACAGACAAGGCTGCTATGGATGTGATTGATCCAACTCGCCGTTACCAAGATCGTGATAATTACAACTGGATCCGCGACGCAGAGAAAAATCAGTTGGTCGTAGGAACTCAGGCACGGATTTTGTACCAAGATTGCATGGGTCGTGTCAATATTGCGCTGAAGTTCAATGAGCTCATTCGTCAAGGGAAAATTGGGCCTGTTATGCTAGGCCGCGACCATCACGATGTATCAGGTACTGATTCCCCATTCCGTGAAACATCCAATATCAAGGATGGTTCAAATGTGACTTGCGATATGGCTGTTCAGTGCTACGCTGGTAATGCGGCGCGTGGTATGAGTCTTGTGGCCCTCCATAATGGTGGCGGTACTGGTATTGGTAAGTCTATCAATGGTGGTTTTGGTCTGGTATTGGATGGAAGCGAGCGCGTGGATGAGATTATCAAATCAGCTATTGCTTGGGATACCATGGGTGGTGTAGCGCGTCGGAACTGGGCTCGTAATGACCATGCGATTGAAACGGCTATTGAGTACAACCAAATGCGTCAAGGTACAGACCATATCACCATTCCTTATTTGGCAGATGAGGACTTAATTCAGTCTTCTGTTGCTAAATTGTTTGAAAAATAA
- a CDS encoding secretory pathway Sec39 family protein, whose amino-acid sequence MPYRKLTSRDRTFIKGQTDRLLNQMNSNAAYLATVQTYEAAKARANQAYLAMELEDDPEKKVRLAKLVETYTAQAQAILDEWEEKNRRAEQAARNVKLILWLTVLFTLSFVFPVNIILVILFAVWFYRNYLRSSKSDRVPKATASQSLTEEESYEEWLTEKIVTLNKDKREWTEAMLTKYDSLDDIAAGIGEMDEIDKVAGKNLLRRYQAILADIEKLPDSDQKTYYKDFHQEIIADLEDLFEQLHFG is encoded by the coding sequence ATGCCTTACCGTAAATTAACATCAAGAGATCGGACTTTTATCAAAGGGCAGACGGACCGCTTGCTGAATCAGATGAATAGCAATGCGGCCTATTTGGCGACAGTTCAGACCTATGAAGCAGCCAAGGCTCGAGCCAATCAAGCCTATTTGGCTATGGAGTTGGAAGATGACCCAGAGAAAAAGGTCCGACTGGCAAAATTGGTTGAAACCTATACTGCACAAGCCCAGGCTATATTGGACGAGTGGGAGGAGAAGAACAGACGTGCAGAGCAGGCGGCAAGAAATGTCAAGTTGATCTTGTGGCTGACCGTACTGTTCACCCTTAGCTTTGTTTTTCCAGTCAATATCATTCTAGTCATTCTTTTTGCCGTTTGGTTTTATCGGAATTACCTTCGTTCTAGTAAATCCGACCGAGTGCCTAAGGCTACTGCGAGCCAGTCTTTGACAGAAGAGGAAAGTTATGAAGAATGGCTGACAGAAAAGATTGTCACTCTCAACAAGGACAAGCGGGAGTGGACTGAGGCTATGCTGACAAAATATGACAGTTTAGATGACATTGCAGCAGGTATCGGTGAAATGGATGAGATAGATAAAGTGGCTGGTAAGAACCTTCTACGACGCTATCAGGCCATTTTAGCAGATATTGAAAAACTGCCAGATTCTGACCAGAAAACCTATTATAAGGATTTTCATCAAGAGATCATTGCCGACTTGGAAGATCTATTTGAACAACTCCATTTTGGATAA
- a CDS encoding DUF1361 domain-containing protein, which yields MFTKKNVFIHIFFLIIAAGLKRYGVTAPDLTWNMFLALVALDFAILTNHSKSKVIKIIAGLLWLFFYPNTFYMVTDIVHMHFANTVLWQRESMILFMLYVPSIFYGVMTGVESLRLIFSAFSIKSYWFRLFLIGGLSLLSSFAIHIGRYARLNSWDIFTRPSLVVSEMIEVVSWAALPFILGFTFIQIMVLVFSIDE from the coding sequence ATGTTTACAAAGAAAAATGTTTTTATCCATATTTTTTTCCTCATCATCGCTGCCGGTCTAAAGCGTTACGGTGTCACTGCACCTGACTTGACTTGGAATATGTTTTTGGCTTTAGTAGCACTTGATTTTGCTATCCTCACCAACCACAGTAAGTCCAAGGTCATTAAGATTATTGCTGGGCTCCTCTGGCTCTTTTTCTACCCCAACACCTTTTACATGGTGACGGACATTGTCCATATGCATTTTGCAAACACAGTCCTCTGGCAACGGGAAAGCATGATCCTTTTCATGCTCTATGTCCCAAGTATTTTCTATGGGGTCATGACTGGCGTGGAAAGCCTGCGGCTGATTTTCTCTGCCTTCTCTATCAAGTCCTACTGGTTCAGGCTGTTTCTGATTGGTGGTCTTTCCCTTCTATCCAGCTTTGCCATTCACATCGGACGCTATGCACGGCTCAATTCATGGGACATCTTTACCAGACCAAGCCTGGTTGTCAGTGAAATGATTGAAGTCGTTTCCTGGGCTGCCTTGCCCTTCATCCTGGGCTTTACTTTTATTCAAATCATGGTCCTGGTCTTCTCCATTGACGAATAA
- a CDS encoding cyclodeaminase/cyclohydrolase family protein, with protein MALVDLTLTEFAQLLGSDAPAPGGGSAAALSAVNGISLTKMVCELTLGKKKYADYQAAIEDIHNVAGDLQERLLRAIDEDTEAFNQVSAVFDMPKETEEDKEARRRAMQAALKAATLSPFGMMETMLQALQVTAEAVGKSNTNAASDLGVAALSLKAGLQGAWLNVLINLSGIKDEEFVATYRQQGQTILEAGSSLADQVYEDILRIV; from the coding sequence ATGGCATTAGTTGATTTAACCCTTACAGAATTTGCTCAATTACTGGGTTCAGATGCCCCAGCACCAGGTGGAGGCTCAGCAGCAGCTCTCTCGGCTGTCAATGGTATTTCATTGACAAAAATGGTGTGCGAGTTGACTCTTGGGAAGAAAAAGTATGCTGACTATCAGGCTGCTATTGAAGACATTCATAACGTAGCTGGTGACTTGCAAGAGCGTTTATTGCGGGCAATAGACGAAGACACAGAGGCATTTAATCAAGTTTCAGCTGTCTTTGATATGCCTAAGGAAACAGAGGAAGATAAAGAAGCGCGCAGGCGGGCTATGCAGGCAGCCTTGAAGGCAGCAACGCTCTCTCCGTTTGGCATGATGGAAACGATGTTGCAGGCACTTCAGGTAACAGCAGAGGCAGTCGGCAAGTCCAATACCAATGCAGCAAGTGATTTGGGGGTGGCAGCCCTCTCGCTCAAGGCAGGTTTGCAGGGGGCCTGGCTCAATGTTCTCATCAATCTATCTGGTATCAAGGATGAGGAATTTGTTGCAACCTATCGCCAACAAGGCCAGACTATTTTGGAAGCTGGTTCTAGCCTAGCAGACCAGGTATATGAAGACATTCTCCGCATAGTTTAA
- a CDS encoding DUF1361 domain-containing protein → MFSPKNLLIHLFFVIICVGMLLNDVQNTGLMWNMLWALLALDFAILVRQNNHTASKLLITPFWLFFYPNTFYILTELVNLQFTSTALWESNSLLLFMLYVPAILFGIMAGVESLEAIFKSYNVKFYGLRLLIIGSLSLFASYAIYIGRYANIRSWDIFTRPLAVLNNMVAAMSWETFPFIFGFTLIQIMVLVFAVDE, encoded by the coding sequence ATGTTTTCACCTAAAAATCTCTTAATCCATCTATTTTTTGTTATTATTTGTGTCGGAATGCTCTTAAATGACGTTCAAAATACCGGCCTGATGTGGAATATGCTCTGGGCCTTATTGGCCTTGGACTTTGCTATTTTGGTCCGCCAAAATAATCATACTGCCAGCAAGCTCTTGATCACACCATTTTGGCTCTTCTTCTATCCTAATACCTTCTACATTTTGACCGAACTGGTCAATCTCCAATTTACCAGCACAGCCCTCTGGGAAAGCAACAGCTTGCTCCTCTTTATGCTCTATGTCCCAGCTATTCTCTTTGGAATTATGGCTGGCGTGGAAAGTTTAGAAGCTATTTTCAAAAGCTACAATGTCAAATTCTATGGCTTGCGTTTGCTGATTATTGGTAGTCTATCCCTCTTTGCTAGCTATGCTATTTATATCGGTCGCTATGCCAATATTCGCTCTTGGGATATTTTCACGCGCCCCCTTGCTGTTCTTAATAATATGGTCGCAGCAATGTCCTGGGAAACCTTCCCTTTTATCTTTGGCTTCACCCTCATACAAATCATGGTCCTGGTCTTTGCCGTTGATGAATAA